One window from the genome of Moritella sp. F3 encodes:
- the rpsT gene encoding 30S ribosomal protein S20, giving the protein MANIKSAKKRAIQSEKRRKHNTSRRSMMRTLTKKIIVAIAAGNKEEATAAFVAAQPILDRMACKGLIHANKAARIKSRLSAKIKAL; this is encoded by the coding sequence TTGGCTAATATCAAGTCTGCTAAAAAACGCGCAATTCAATCTGAAAAACGCCGTAAGCACAACACTTCACGCCGTTCAATGATGCGTACACTAACTAAAAAAATTATCGTAGCTATCGCTGCTGGTAATAAAGAAGAAGCGACTGCTGCATTTGTTGCTGCACAACCGATTCTAGATCGTATGGCTTGTAAAGGCCTGATCCACGCAAACAAAGCTGCTCGTATTAAGAGCCGTCTTTCTGCAAAGATCAAAGCACTTTAA
- the ribF gene encoding bifunctional riboflavin kinase/FAD synthetase, with protein sequence MELIRGIHNLKPHHQGCVLTIGNFDGVHLGHQSVLRQLIEKAKQLNLPATVMTFEPQPLEMIIGDKAPARLTRLRDKYAALKDQNIDQLLCVNFNSKFAALSADEFITQLLVNKLGVKYLVVGDDFRFGHKRTGDFAMLQAAGAKYGFDVVSMDTFSVAQARVSSTMIREALAQDNLDLACALLGRPFSIFGKVAHGAKLGRTIGFPTANIPLKRCVDPINGVYVVEVLGISDNAIQGVANIGKRPTVGGIRTQLEVNLFNFDGDLYGKQLEVVLKKRLRGEQKFASFDVLRQQIERDVIAAKTFFGLSV encoded by the coding sequence ATGGAGCTGATTCGAGGCATTCACAATTTGAAGCCACACCATCAAGGGTGTGTTTTAACTATCGGTAACTTTGATGGCGTTCATCTCGGGCACCAATCGGTATTACGACAGTTAATCGAAAAAGCGAAACAATTGAATTTGCCAGCAACGGTGATGACATTTGAACCGCAGCCACTAGAGATGATCATTGGCGACAAAGCGCCTGCGCGATTAACACGTTTACGTGATAAGTATGCAGCGTTAAAAGATCAAAATATTGACCAGTTATTATGTGTTAACTTTAATAGCAAATTCGCAGCGCTGTCTGCGGATGAATTTATCACTCAGTTGTTAGTGAATAAATTAGGCGTTAAATATTTAGTTGTTGGTGATGATTTTCGTTTTGGCCATAAACGTACGGGTGACTTTGCTATGTTGCAAGCAGCCGGTGCTAAGTATGGCTTTGACGTGGTGAGTATGGATACGTTTAGCGTTGCGCAAGCACGCGTGAGTAGTACCATGATCCGTGAAGCATTAGCACAAGATAACCTCGATTTAGCCTGTGCGTTATTAGGCCGACCATTTAGTATTTTTGGTAAGGTTGCTCACGGGGCTAAACTCGGACGAACTATCGGCTTTCCAACCGCGAATATACCGTTAAAACGCTGCGTAGACCCTATTAATGGCGTGTATGTAGTTGAAGTGTTAGGTATCAGCGATAATGCTATCCAGGGCGTTGCCAACATAGGTAAGCGACCTACAGTTGGCGGCATACGTACCCAACTGGAAGTGAATTTATTTAATTTTGATGGTGACCTGTACGGCAAACAGCTTGAGGTTGTCCTGAAAAAGAGATTACGTGGTGAACAGAAATTTGCATCCTTTGATGTACTTCGCCAACAAATAGAACGAGATGTCATTGCAGCCAAAACCTTTTTTGGCCTGTCAGTTTAA
- the murJ gene encoding murein biosynthesis integral membrane protein MurJ, producing MSNKLIKSGLIVSSMTMISRILGLVRDVIVANLMGAGAAADVFFFANKIPNFLRRLFAEGAFAQAFVPVLTEYQQTGDKEKVRQLIASVSGTLGVLVTIVTLFGVIGSPLITILFGAGWFVDWLNDGPDAHKFELASFMLKITFPYLWFITFTALSGAILNTLGKFAVAAFTPVFLNIAIIGAALFISPTLEQPEVGLAIGVFIGGAIQFLFQIPFLAKQKMLVKPRWGWRDPGVTKIRKLMIPAMFGVSVSQINLLFDTFIASFLMTGSISWLYYSDRLLEFPLGLFGIAIATVILPALSRTHSAKSNTQFKQTMDWGVRVVLLLGTPAMMGMIVLAGPMLKVLFMRGEFGADDVSMASMSLMAYGSGLLSFMLIKVLAPGYYARQDTRTPVKFGIIAMISNMGFNIILAIPFGYVGLALATAGSATLNAGLLYWGLHKEGVYKVNADTAKVIIKLFLSAGSMAGLIYAVTPDIEQWYAWGLLDSGLCLLGLIGLAAISYFMALLVLGLRPRHFKITD from the coding sequence TTGAGTAATAAATTAATAAAATCTGGTCTTATCGTCAGTTCGATGACCATGATCTCACGTATTTTAGGACTGGTTCGAGATGTTATCGTTGCAAACTTGATGGGCGCGGGTGCTGCAGCCGATGTTTTCTTCTTCGCCAACAAAATCCCCAATTTCTTACGACGCTTGTTTGCTGAAGGTGCATTTGCACAGGCTTTTGTGCCAGTTTTGACCGAATATCAACAAACTGGTGATAAAGAGAAGGTAAGACAATTAATCGCCTCTGTCTCCGGCACATTAGGGGTATTAGTGACAATTGTTACCTTATTTGGGGTAATTGGCTCCCCGTTGATCACTATTTTATTTGGTGCGGGTTGGTTTGTTGATTGGCTTAATGATGGGCCGGATGCACACAAGTTTGAACTAGCATCATTTATGTTGAAAATTACTTTTCCTTATTTGTGGTTTATTACTTTTACCGCATTATCTGGTGCAATTTTGAACACTTTGGGTAAATTTGCTGTAGCGGCCTTTACTCCGGTATTTTTAAATATCGCTATTATCGGTGCGGCATTGTTCATTTCTCCGACTCTAGAGCAACCTGAAGTCGGTCTTGCTATTGGTGTATTTATCGGTGGCGCTATTCAGTTTTTATTCCAAATTCCATTTTTAGCAAAACAGAAAATGTTAGTCAAACCACGTTGGGGTTGGCGTGATCCTGGTGTGACTAAAATTAGAAAATTAATGATACCGGCGATGTTTGGTGTGTCAGTAAGCCAAATTAATTTATTGTTTGATACATTTATTGCTTCATTTTTAATGACAGGTTCGATTAGTTGGTTGTACTACTCAGACCGATTATTGGAATTCCCGTTGGGGTTATTTGGTATTGCGATTGCGACGGTGATCTTACCTGCATTATCACGTACCCATTCAGCAAAGTCTAACACACAGTTTAAGCAGACGATGGATTGGGGGGTAAGAGTGGTTTTACTGCTTGGTACCCCCGCGATGATGGGCATGATTGTGCTCGCAGGCCCTATGCTTAAAGTACTGTTTATGCGTGGCGAATTTGGCGCGGATGATGTATCGATGGCATCGATGAGTTTAATGGCATATGGCTCAGGATTACTTAGTTTCATGCTTATTAAAGTACTTGCTCCGGGCTACTATGCGCGCCAAGATACTCGTACACCGGTTAAATTCGGCATTATCGCCATGATCAGTAATATGGGATTCAATATCATCCTCGCGATCCCGTTTGGCTATGTTGGTTTAGCACTCGCAACGGCGGGTTCTGCGACCTTGAATGCAGGACTGCTCTATTGGGGACTGCATAAAGAGGGGGTGTATAAGGTTAATGCCGATACTGCTAAAGTGATTATCAAGTTATTCCTGTCTGCTGGCTCCATGGCTGGCTTAATTTACGCTGTTACCCCCGATATAGAGCAATGGTATGCTTGGGGATTATTAGACAGTGGTTTATGCCTGTTAGGATTAATTGGCTTAGCGGCAATAAGCTATTTTATGGCGTTATTGGTACTTGGTTTACGTCCGCGACATTTTAAAATTACTGACTGA